Within the Luteimonas sp. JM171 genome, the region GCCCGCACGTTGAGGTCGATGTCGGCGGCGGCAATTGCCTTGCCGCTGCTGGCGACGTAGTCGGCCGGCGGCGCCACGAAGGCGATCTTGGGCGTGTGCTGCCGCGAGGCGGCCTCTTCCGGCGAATGGATCAGGCCCATGCGCAGGGCGCCGGCGACGCGGATGGATTCAAGCTTTTGCAGCGCCGCCGGATCCTCGTTGATGGCCGGCTGGAGCTCCGTGCCGGTGTAGCCGATGTCCCCCGCGTTGACGAACACCGTGGGGATGCCCGCGGAGATCATCGTGGCCTGCAGGGTGCCCACGCCCGGCACTTCCAGCGTGTCCACCACGTTCCCGGTGGGGAACATCGCGCCGCCGTCGCCATCGTCGGAGGGATCCATGAATTCGAGCACGATCTCGGCGGCCGGGAAGGTCACCCCGTCGAGCTCGAAGTCCCCGGTCTCCTGCACCTGGCCGTCCACGATCGGCACATGGCAGACGATGGTCTTGCCGATGTTGGCCTGCCACACGCGCACGGCGAAGCTGCCGTTCTCCGGCAGCCGGCCGCGGTCGATGAAGCCGTTGGCGATCGCGAACGGCCCCACGGCGGTGCTGAGGTTGCCGCAGTTGCCCGACCAGTCGACGAACGCGGTGTCGATCGACACCTGGCCGTAGAGGTAGTCGACGTCATGGTCCGGGCGGGATGACTTCGAGATGATCACGCACTTGCTGGTCGACGAGGTCGCCCCGCCCATGCCATCGGTGTGCTTGCCGTACGGATCGGGCGAGCCGATCACCCGCATCAGCAGCGCGTCGCGCGCCGGCCCGGGGACCTGGGCGGCCTCGGGCAGGTCTTCGAGCCGGAAGAACACACCCTTCGATGTGCCGCCACGCATGTAGGTGGCCGGGATGCGGAGCTGGGGGGCGTGGGTCATGGCCACCTCAGGCGGTCTCCACGGCGGCTTCGCTGCCGGCCGCCGCCAGGAAATCCTGCGCGAACCGCTGCAGCACGCCGCCGGCGCTGTACACGTGGACGTCCTCGTCCGAGTCCAGGCGGCAGGTGACCGGCACTTCCACCCGCCCGCCGTCGCGGCGGTTGACCACCAGGGTCAGGGTGGCGCCGGGCGCCGGTTCGCCGATGACGTCGAAGGTCTCGGTGCCGTCGATGCCCACGCTCTTGCGGGTGGTGCCTTCCTGGAACTGCAGCGGCAGCACGCCCATACCGACCAGGTTGGTGCGGTGGATGCGCTCGAAGCCCTCGGCCACGATCGCCTCCACCCCGGCAAGGCGCACGCCCTTGGCGGCCCAGTCGCGGCTGGAGCCTTGGCCGTAGTCGGCGCCGGCGATGATCACCAGCGGCTGGCGCCGCTGCATGTAGGTCTCGATCGCCTCCCACATCCGGGTCACCTTGCCCTCGGGCTCGATCCGCGCCAGCGATCCCTGCCGCACCCCGCCGTTTTCATCGCGCACCATCTCGTTGAGCAGCTTGGGGTTGGCGAAGGTGGCCCGCTGCGCGGTGAGGTGGTCGCCGCGATGGGTGGCGTAGGAATTGAAGTCCTCCTCCGGCACGCCCATGCTCGCCAGGTATTCGCCGGCTGCGCTGGTGGGCAGGATGGCGTTGGACGGGGACAGGTGGTCGGTGGTGATGTTGTCGCCGAGCACCGCCAGCGGGCGCATGCCGCGCAGCGTGCGCGGCGCCGCCAGCGCCCCCTCCCAGTACGGCGGGCGGCGGATATAGGTGCTCTGCGGGCGCCAGTCGTACAGCGGGCTGACCTTGCGGCCGATGCCGGCGCGCGGCCGGAACATCGGCTCGTACACCTGGCGGAAGTGCTCGGGCTTCACGTGAGCGGCGACCATCGCGTCGATCTCCTCGTCGCTGGGCCACAGGTCCTTGAGGGTCACTTCGTTGCCATCGGCGTCCACGCCCAGAACATCCTTTTCGATGTCGAAGCGCACGGTGCCGGCGATCGCATAGGCCACCACCAGCGGCGGCGAGGCCAGGAAGGCCTGCTTGGCGTACGGATGGATGCGGCCGTCGAAGTTGCGGTTGCCGCTGAGCACGGCCACCGCGTACAGGTCGCGGTCGATCACTTCCTGCTGGATGGCCGGATCCAGCGCACCGCTCATGCCGTTGCAGGTGGTGCAGGCGAAGCCGACGATGCCAAAGCCCAGGCCTTCCAGGTCATCCAGCAGGCCGGCGTCCTGCAGGTACAGCTCGACCGCCCTGGAGCCCGGAGCCAGAGAGGATTTGACCCACGGCTTGCGCAGCAGCCCGCGCCTGCGGGCATTGCGCGCAAGCAGGCCGGCCGCGATCACGTTGCGCGGGTTGGAGGTATTGGTGCAGCTGGTGATGGCGGCGATGATCACCGCGCCGTCCGGCAGCTGGCCGTCTGCTTCCTGCGCGCGCGCGGCCTCCAGGTCGCCCGCGATCCCGCACTCTTCCAGCGCCGTGGTCGGCAGGCGACGATGCGGGTTGGACGGACCGGCCATGTTGCGCACCACGCTGGACAGGTCGAAGTGCAGCGTGCGCTCGTACTGCGCGTTGGCCAGGTCGCTTGCCCACAGGCCGGCGGTCCTGGCGTAGGTTTCGACCAGCCGCACCTGCTCCTCTTCACGGCCGGTCAGGCGCAGGTAGTCCAGGGTGTTGTCGTCGATGAAGAACATCGCCGCGGTCGCACCGTACTCGGGCGCCATGTTGGAGATCGTGGCCCGGTCACCCACGGTCAGCGCCGCGGCGCCCTCGCCGCGGAACTCGAGATACGCGCCCACCACCCGCTCGGCGCGCAGGAACTCGGTCAGCGCCAGCACGATGTCGGTGGCGGTGATGCCCGGCTGCGGCTTGCCCGTCAGCTCCACGGCCACCATCTCGGGCGTGCGCATCCACGAGGCCCGGCCCAGCATCACGCTCTCGGCCTCCAGCCCGCCCACGCCGATCGCGATCACGCCCAGCGCGTCCACGTGCGGCGTGTGGCTGTCGGTGCCCACGCAGGTATCCGGGAACGCCACGCCGTCCTGCGTGTACACCACCGGCGACATCTTCTCCAGGTTGATCTGGTGCATGATCCCGTTGCCCGGCGGGATCACGTCCACGTTCTCGAACGCCTCGGCGGTCCAGTCGATGAAGTCGAAGCGGTCGGCGTTGCGGCGCTGCTCGATCTCGCGGTTGCGGTTGAACGCGGCCGGATCCGAGCCGTCATGCTCCACCGCCAGCGAGTGGTCGACGATCAGCTGCACCGGCACCACCGGGTTCACCTGGGCCGGGTCCCCGCCGGCCTCGGCGATCGCATCGCGCAGGCCCGCCAGGTCCACCAGCGCGGTCTGGCCGAGGATGTCGTGGCACACCGCCCGCGCCGGGAACCACGGGAAATCCAGGTCGCGGCGGCGGTGGATGAGCTGGCCCAGGTAATCGTTGATGCGTTCCGGATCCGCGCGGC harbors:
- the prpF gene encoding 2-methylaconitate cis-trans isomerase PrpF, with product MTHAPQLRIPATYMRGGTSKGVFFRLEDLPEAAQVPGPARDALLMRVIGSPDPYGKHTDGMGGATSSTSKCVIISKSSRPDHDVDYLYGQVSIDTAFVDWSGNCGNLSTAVGPFAIANGFIDRGRLPENGSFAVRVWQANIGKTIVCHVPIVDGQVQETGDFELDGVTFPAAEIVLEFMDPSDDGDGGAMFPTGNVVDTLEVPGVGTLQATMISAGIPTVFVNAGDIGYTGTELQPAINEDPAALQKLESIRVAGALRMGLIHSPEEAASRQHTPKIAFVAPPADYVASSGKAIAAADIDLNVRAMSMGKLHHAMMGTCAVAIATAAAVPGTLVNLAAGGGGRDAVRFGHPSGTLRVGAEVRGDDGRWTVTKAVMSRSARVLMEGAVRVPPEETAR
- the acnD gene encoding Fe/S-dependent 2-methylisocitrate dehydratase AcnD → MTNTQYRKPLPGTGLDWYDAREAVEAIEPGAWDALPYTARVHAENIVRRADPERINDYLGQLIHRRRDLDFPWFPARAVCHDILGQTALVDLAGLRDAIAEAGGDPAQVNPVVPVQLIVDHSLAVEHDGSDPAAFNRNREIEQRRNADRFDFIDWTAEAFENVDVIPPGNGIMHQINLEKMSPVVYTQDGVAFPDTCVGTDSHTPHVDALGVIAIGVGGLEAESVMLGRASWMRTPEMVAVELTGKPQPGITATDIVLALTEFLRAERVVGAYLEFRGEGAAALTVGDRATISNMAPEYGATAAMFFIDDNTLDYLRLTGREEEQVRLVETYARTAGLWASDLANAQYERTLHFDLSSVVRNMAGPSNPHRRLPTTALEECGIAGDLEAARAQEADGQLPDGAVIIAAITSCTNTSNPRNVIAAGLLARNARRRGLLRKPWVKSSLAPGSRAVELYLQDAGLLDDLEGLGFGIVGFACTTCNGMSGALDPAIQQEVIDRDLYAVAVLSGNRNFDGRIHPYAKQAFLASPPLVVAYAIAGTVRFDIEKDVLGVDADGNEVTLKDLWPSDEEIDAMVAAHVKPEHFRQVYEPMFRPRAGIGRKVSPLYDWRPQSTYIRRPPYWEGALAAPRTLRGMRPLAVLGDNITTDHLSPSNAILPTSAAGEYLASMGVPEEDFNSYATHRGDHLTAQRATFANPKLLNEMVRDENGGVRQGSLARIEPEGKVTRMWEAIETYMQRRQPLVIIAGADYGQGSSRDWAAKGVRLAGVEAIVAEGFERIHRTNLVGMGVLPLQFQEGTTRKSVGIDGTETFDVIGEPAPGATLTLVVNRRDGGRVEVPVTCRLDSDEDVHVYSAGGVLQRFAQDFLAAAGSEAAVETA